The sequence ACAGGCGAGATCTATTCCATCGGCGAAGTGTGGCTGGCAGCGGATGCGCGCCGTAGAGGCGAGACAGCAGCAGATCTTCTGACGAAATACTGAAAGGAAGCGCACGATGGCGTCAGAAAACAAGTCGATCGTCTTGATCGCCCGGATTATCCTCGGAATTCTGATGGTATTTGTGTCTTGGACCGTTGTCGCGTCTTTTGTTTTTCTGAAGGGAACGGGTTTATCGGGCTCGTTCGAGCATCCTTTCTATCAATGGTGGCTCTATTTTCTGTATGGCCGGGATAATCCGATCGTAGTGCAATGGCTCAAGATCGGCGCGGGGGCAGGCGGTGTTGTGGTTGCGCTGGTAATGCTGGCGGTGATCTTCCGGCGTGGTGCAATCGGCCCTTCTCTGCGCCCGTCCATATTCAGTCGAAGGCAACGGCCTATCCGTGGCGTGACAGAGAATCATGGCTATGCGGACTGGATGACAATGAAGCAGGCCAGGCAGCTCTTTCCACGTCCTTCCGCTGAATATGGAGGTGTCGTTGTAGGCGAAGCCTATCGCGTGGACGAAGACCGGCATGCAAGGGTGCCCTTTCATCCTAAAGAGCCGAAAACATGGGGACAGGGCGGCCGTGCGCCATTGCTCATAGATCCCTGTGAGACAGGATCGACCCACAGTCTGGTTTTTGCCGGACCGGGATCGTTCAAGTCCACGTCGGCCGTCACCACGCTGACCACATGGACGGGCTCTGCCGTGGTGCTTGATCCGAGTACAGAATTGGGGCCGATGCTTCGACCGTTCCGCGAAACGCTGGGTCATCAGGTCTACGAGCTGCGGCTCGGTGGAGATGTTGGCTTTAATGTCTTGGACTGGATCGACATTCGTTCGCCCGAAGCAATCACGAATATACAGGACGTGGTGTCATGGATATGCCGGGAGAGTGGTGCCAAAAAAGACGCCAATAACGAGTTTTTTGACCGGCAGGGCCGCAATCTCGTGACGTGTTTATTGGCGCACATGATGTTTGATCCGGACCTTCCAGCCGAGGAAAAGACCTTGCGGACGCTGAGAAGCGGGGTCTGCACGCCGCAAGAAGAAATGCGGAATCTGCTGAACACGATCCATGCGAGCAGTCCGTGCGCCTATGCGAGCCAGACGGCCGGCGCGCTCAAGGGACTGGTCGATGAGACGTTTTCCGGGGTGTATGGCAATGCCGATGACAAGACAGCCTGGCTCAGTAATCCTGCGTTTGCGGACCTGGTGTCCGGAGACAGTTTTCGCTCGTCAGATCTGGTCGATGGCAAGATGGATGTTTTCGTACAGTTGCCATTGCGGGCTTTGGAAAACACACCCGAAATTGGTCGCACGATTATAGGGGCGTTACTGAATGCCGTTTATGAAGCTGATGGCAATATTCGGAATCGTGTCCTCTTCCTTCTGGACGAAGTCGCACGTCTCGGTCCTATGCGGATCATGGCAACAGCACGGGATGCCGGGCGCAAATACGGTATTACCCTGAGATTGCTCTATCAGTCGGTCGGACAACTCGAAGAACAATGGGGCCGTGAGGGAAAGCGAGCATGGTACGAGGCGGCCGCACATCGGACATATGTTGCGATCTCCGATCTCGATACCGCGAAAGAGCTGGAAGAAACCTTCGGTCAGTATGGTGTCATGGCGACATCCGTGGGCAGCAATACCGGCACGTCGGGGAAAGGCTGGGAAGCGAGCAACCGTTCGCGCGGGGCGAACACGAGCTATCACGAAATCAGCCGCCCGCTGATCCGACGGGAAGAACTGCTGAACGATGTCCGGGTAGATGAAGCGTTTGTGGTGGTGCGTGGTGGTCGTCCGTTGCGTTGCGGGATGCCTATCTATTTTCGACGGCCTGAAATCAGAGAAAAAATAGCGGCCAATCGGTTCAATAAGATCTCGGCCTGAGTGTCAGGGGGACATGAGCAATGTCGGAAACGAACAATGAGAAGCGTCGGGATAAGGCGCGTCAGCAGGGAAGCCAGAAGACAGCCGGTATTGCCGAGGCGCAGAAAGCGGCATCGCGTGAGAATGTCGCTGATCGCTACTGGAAGCAAACAAGCGAAAAGGGACAGACCCCTGGACAGCGGGCGGAGAGCAACAAGCCACGTGCAAAGCCCAAAAGCAGTCCGTAACTAGGAGGCTGACATGCCTGAAGCGGGCTGGCTGTACGTTCTCGAAATTCCGGCATTACCTGGGGTAGTGAAGATCGGGCGCACGTCCAGAGATCCGACGTTACGATGCCGCGGGGTGGGCGGCGCGGATTGCCCCTTTGAGCTGGTTGTCGCGTGGAAGAAACCTGTGCCTGATGCGCAAGCGGCCGAAAAGCAGGCGCATCGGATGCTGGTTGCCAAGCGGCTGCGACGTGCAGACCGGGTGCTTGGTCATGTGGCTTTTGCCCGGTCCCGCGAGTTTTATCGGGCGAATGTCCAGGACGTCACGTCGGTCCTTGAGGTCATTGTTGCTTCTCGCGTGCGCGCGCGATCTTTGCTGCTGGCGGCAGCTCGCCCAGGTCGGTGTCAGCCCTTTCGATCAGGATGGAAAGGGCGACGCAAACTGGCAAGGCATTATCGGCCGACTGGCCGGGCGGCCGGGTTTAATGCGCTCATGGTTCCTATGATGCTTCTTGCTGTCATTATGGCGGTGCGTCCGGATGTGAACTGGCTACCGTGGCCTATAGCGGCTTCGCTCGAATGGCTGGAATCGCTGAGTATGATGCTTTGGTAAAGACAGTGATGGGCGATCAAAAAAAGCCATACAGTAACAGTAGGGCTGTTGATCGGCGGCTTAGGAAGATAAGCGAGGTGTCTGATCTGAGCAGCAAAATTGAGAAAATCGACGGTCATGATCTCCGTTTGCTTGATAGGATACCTTGACTTGTATCCATATATCTGAAAAGCCAGATATATGGATACAAACTCTGCCATTGCCGCACTTAGCGCCCTGTCACAGTCCACGCGGCTGGATATCTTCCGCCTGCTTGTGCGCCATGAGCCGGACGGGCTGCCCGCCGGGGACGTCGCACGCCATCTTGATATGCCGCAGAACACGATCTCGGCCCACCTCGCCACCCTAGCCCGCGCCGGCCTGCTGACCTCGCAACGCCATAGCCGGCTGATCGTCTATCGCGCCTGTCTTTCTCGCCTGCACGACCTGATGCTTTTCCTCGTCAGGGACTGCTGTGCAGGCAGCCCCGAACTCTGCGCGCCCCTGGTCGCAACCCTGTCCTCCTGCTGTCCCTCCCCGGAAGCCCGATCATGACCATCACGATCTACCACAACCCGGCCTGCGGCACGTCGCGCAATGTGCTGGCACTGATCCGCAACAGCGGCGAGGAGCCCCGGATCATCGAATATCTGAAAACCCCGCCCAGCCGTGCGGAACTGGTCAGTCTGATCGCCCGTATGGGCGTTCCGGTGCGCTCGATCCTGCGGGAAAAGGGTACGCCCTTTCACGAACTCGGCCTCAATAATCCGGCCCGGAGCGATGATGCGCTGATCGACGCCATGATCGCGCATCCGATCCTGATGAACCGGCCCATCGTCGTCACCCCGCTGGGTGCGGCACTCTGCCGTCCGTCTGAGGCGGTTCTGGACATCCTGCCCAACCCGCAGAGAGGCGCTTTCGTCAAAGAGGACGGCGAGAAGATCGTCGATGAATCCGGAAAGCGGATCGTCTGATGCTGGCGCTTCTGATTTTCGTTGTCACGCTGGTTTTTGTCATCTGGCAGCCTCGGGGGCTGGGCATCGGCTGGAGCGCAATGGCAGGTGCCGCCGTGGCCCTGGTGGCTGGAGTAATTCACTGGCACGACATTCCTGTCGTCTGGCACATCGTCTGGGACGCGACCTTCACCTTTATCGCGCTGATCGTCATCTCGCTGTTGCTGGACGAGGCCGGGTTCTTCCATTGGGCCGCCCTGCACGTGGTGCGCTGGGGCAAAGGGCGAGGCCGGACGCTATTCCCGCTGATCGTGGTCTTGGGAGCAGCCATTGCGGCTGTGTTCGCCAATGACGGCGCGGCCCTGCTGCTGACGCCCATCGTCATCGCCATCCTCACGCAGCTTCGCCTCAGTCCTGCTGCGGCGCTGGCCTTTATTATCGCCACTGGCTTCGTCGCGGATACCACCAGCCTGCCGCTGGTCATCTCCAATCTGGTGAACATCGTCAGCGCCAATTTCTTTGGTATTGCGTTCGATCGCTATGCTGCGGTCATGGTGCCGGTCGATCTGGTCGCACTTGGTGCAACGCTGGCGGTCCTGTGGCTGTGGTATCGGCGGCAGGTGCCTGCGACCTATCCCGTCGCCGAACTGCCCGCACCTGCCACGGCCATTCGTGACCCTCATGTATTCCGGGCGGCATTTCCACTGCTGGCCCTGGTTCTGGCGGCCTATTTCCTGACGGCGCCGTTTCATATCCCGGTCTGTGTCGTGGCCTGCCTGGCCGCCGGAATCCTGTTGCTCGTCGCCGGATATGGTCGGGTCATCCCTGTTCGCAAGGTGCTGCGGGGCGCCCCGTGGCAGATCGTGATCTTCTCCCTGGGCATGTATCTGGTGGTCTACGGGCTGCGCAATGCTGGGCTGACTGACTACCTTGCGACCGCACTGGTCTGGCTCGGTCATCAAGGGACGTTCACGGCCACCATCGGCACCGGCTTTCTAGCGGCTGTTCTGTCGTCCATCATGAACAATATGCCGAGTGTGCTGGTCGGGGCGCTGGCGATCCAACAGGCTCACGACATCACGCCACTGACACGCGACCTGATGATCTATGCCAACGTCATCGGCTGCGACCTCGGGCCGAAATTCACGCCGATTGGTAGTCTCGCAACACTGCTGTGGCTGCATGTGCTGGCATCCAAGAACCATCGGGTCACATGGGGGCAGTATATGAAGGTCGGACTGGCGATTACGCCGCCCGTCCTGCTGGCAACACTCGCGGCGCTGGCCCTATGGCTGCCCCGGATCAGTCACCCGTAATACACGACAGGACCGATATATATGACCGAACCTGAGCTGCCAGCCTTGCATCCGGAGTATCTCGAACGGGTCGATCTCGCGCGGCTGGAACCGCAACCGCGTGTGGACCATCCGCCGCGTATCCTGCTGCTCTACGGCTCTTTGCGTCCCCGATCCTTCAGTCGGTTGCTGGTGCTTGAGGCGGAACGCATCCTGAAGGTGCTGGGGGCCGAGACACGGGTGTTCGACCCGACCGGCCTACCGATAGCGGATTCCGTGCCTGCCACGCATCCGAAAGTGCAAGAACTGCGGGAACTGTCGATCTGGTCGGAAGGCCAGGTCTGGTGCAGCCCCGAACGGCACGGCAACATAACCGCTGTGTTCAAAAACCAGATCGACTGGTTGCCATTGTCCGAAGGCTCGATCCGTCCGACGCAGGGCCGCACGCTGGCGGTCATGCAGGTCTCAGGCGGATCGCAAAGCTTCAATTCCGTCAATGCCCTGCGGGTTCTGGGCCGGTGGATGCGGATGTTCACCATCCCCAACCAGTCCAGTGTGCCGATGGCCTATACGCAGTTCGGTGACGATGACCGCATGAAGCCGTCCCACCTCTATGACCGGATGGTAGATGTCATGGAGGAACTGATGAAGTTCACATGGCTGCTGCGCGATCGCGCCGACTACCTCGTGGACCGCTATAGCGAACGGAAGACGGAATTCCGTCTCCCGGAAAGCCTGTGATACAGTCGATGGTAGAGCAGTTTGATGTCGTGATGTCCGCTTTACGGAAAGCCGACATGCAGTCACCCCATTATATGGATATTATCAGTGATGTAAATGCTCGGTTTAAAATTATAAAAAACATACACCATCGTTACTTTATAAGTAATTGTTAATAAAAAAATTAAATATTAAATGGAAATAACGTAAAAATATTAGTTAATAAAACTAATATTAATCAAATGGTGACAGTGCTTCAATAATTCTGCAATCAGAAATACTGCCCCCACAGCATGATTCTATCATCGTAGAAAGTTCATGGCGTAATGCGATGAGATCCGCAATTTTGCGCTCAATTTCTGCCATATGGTCACGAGCAATTCTATCAACTGTCTTACAATCCTGGGTTCCCTGATCTGTTAGGGATAATAGAGCTCTTAGAGCCCTTTTGGAAATTCGCTATGATAGGTTTTCAAGAGGTTTTGAGCGTGATTCAAAGGCAGGATGTGGACGCCAGCACAACGAGGCCGCATGGCCGAAATTACACGCAAGACGAAACGCTATCCGTCTGATCTGACAGATGAGGAATGGGAGCGCATAGCGCCTCTGATGCCCCCTGCGAACCGGCGTGGTCGGAAACGGACAACCGATTTCCGTGAGATCATCAATGCTCTGCGCTATCTCGTGCGCTCAGGCTGCGGTTGGGAGATGCTTCCGGTTCGGGGACCGGCGAGAGGATGTTCGAAAACGTACGCTAAGGTGTGTGTGTTTAGAATGGCCGGATCGGGTAGCTAGCTGTCCAACAGCTTTAGGATCGACGGTATTTGAAAGCGTTCGTTCGGGATCAAGCATCAACCTCGAATGATGCTCGCGATATGCTCCAGCACCTCCTGTGCAGACCCCATATCAAGATTGGCCAGACCGACCCGAACGGCGTTGGGTGCGTGACCTGCAGCTGTGGTAAATGCAGAAGCGGGAGCAATGGCGATCCCCGCCGATGCGACCGCTTTCACGACATCGTCGGCTCGACGGTTGAGCGGCAGGCCGATCATCACATGATACGAAGCGGGGTGCGCGCGGAGATCGCAGCCGCGAAAGGCGCGGCGCGCGATCTCTTGGCGCACCGCTGCATCCTGTCGCTTCAGCTTGTCCAGAACGGCGACCGTGCCGTCGGACAGCCAGCGCAGGCAGGCCTCCATGGCAAACCCCGACGCACCCCAAGCGCCAGCGATGATCGCTTCCGCGACATCGGCGATGAGACGCTCGGGAGCGGCCACGATGCCGAGTGTCAGTCCCGGCCCGATCCGCTTGGAAAGGCTATCGACCATGATCGTCCGGTCGGGTGCGAACGAGCAAAGAGGCGGTGGCGCGTGCTCGTCGAGGAAGGCGTACACTGCATCCTCAATCGCAAGCGGGCCATCGAGAGCTTTCAACAGTTCCGCCAACGCCGTCCGCCGTCCGATCGATGCGGTCGTGCCGATCGGATTGTGCATGGTGGGTTGGAGATAAACGGCGCGCAACGGTGCAGCGCGATCCGCCGCCTCGATGGCATCTGGCCGAACACCCTCAGCATCCATCGCTAGCGATACCGGCGTCAGCCCCGCACGTTCGGCGATCGCCTTGGCCACCGGATAGGTCATTGCCTCGAACCCAATGCGATCGCCCGGCGATGCGATCGCTGCGAAGACCGCCGCCAGTGCCTGCCGGCCGTTACCTGCGAATAGCAGGCTTTCGGGGTTTGGCTGCCATTCGCACCGTGCCAGCCCCTTCGCCGCCGTGTTTCGCTGCGCCACCGTCCCACGTACGCCAGTTTCACGCAGAGCACGTTGTAGCAGCTCAGGATTGCGAGCTACCCGCCGCAGAACGGGTGCAAGATGAGCCTGTTGGTCCGACAGGACCGGATAGTTCGTCTCCAGATTGATCGTTGCCGTAGGCGGCTCGGCCAACAGCGGTCGGGAGGTGGGCGGCGTGGTTCGCACGAAGGTGCCACGACCCGTCTCGCCTGTGACCAGGCCGCGCCGGTTCAGTTCGGCATAGACCCGCCCTGCGGTGGACGCGGCGATGCCGCGGCTATGCGCGAAAGCGCGTTGCGGCGGTAGCCGGTCGCCGGGTTCGAGCCGACCGGCTGCAATGTCGTCCGCCAAGCCCTGCGCAATCGTACGGTAGTCGTCCATGTTTATTGCACCGAGGACAATATTCAGATTGCACCGATCGTAAGCATCGTGTCATCCGATGTCGATCAGCAATCACGGACCACGCTATGCAGATCGCAATCCTCACGTTTGATGGCTTCAACGAATTGGACTCGTTCATCGCCGCGGGCATTCTCAACCGGATGCGACCGAAAGGCTGGAAGGCGTTTATCACCTCACCGACCGGGCAGGTCACGTCAATGAACGGCGTCACGGTCACTGCTGAGCGTCCATTAGAGTTCGCTGAGGAAGCCGATGCGGTTCTAATCGGCAGCGGTATCAAAACCCGTGACATCGCCCGCGATACAGCGGTTCTTTCGCGGCTAATGCTCGATCCGACCCGGCAACTCATCGGCGCACAATGCTCGGGCACGCTGCTGCTCGCCAAACTTGGCCTCGTCGGCGACCTGCCTGCCTGCACGGACCTTACTACTAAGCCTTGGGTAATCGAGGCGGGGGTTAACGTGGTAGACAAGCCGTTCGTGGCTCATGGCAACGTCGCCACCGCTGGCGGTTGCCTCGCCTCACAATATCTCGCGACCTGGATGATCGCACGTGGCGCAACACTACAGGATGCCGAGGAGGCGATGCATTACGTCGCCCCTGTCGGCGAGAAGACGCTTTACGTGGAGCAGGCGCTTGCCGTCGTCGCGACCTATCTACCCAAAGAGCACGCGATCGCGGCTTGAGCCAACGCTGTTGAACGGCAAGGTTCGGGTAGCGCCAATTGCAGTCTTTACGTCCGCCGCTGGGCGAGTGCCGACGGACAACTTTGGCCTACCGGGCCCGTTGGGCGAGGAGCTTTTCGCCATCTGGCCTGATCTCTCCCTTGGGTGTGACATGCCTGTACAGGGTCTGCCGCGTAATACCGAGTTCGGCACATAGTTCGGCGACTTTCGTCTCCGGCTTGCCCATAGCCGCTTGGGCGAGCCGAAGCTTGGCGGGGGTCATCTTGAACGGTCGCCCGCCATGCCGGCCACGCGCTCGGGCGGAGGCAAGACCGGCGCGGGTACGTTCGATGATCAACTCGCGCTCGAACTCGGCGAGGCCGGCGAAGATCGCAAATATGAGCCGACCGTTGGCGGTCGTAGTATCGATCGATGCGCCTTCGCCCGCCAGCACCTTGAGGCCAATGCCGCGCTTCGTCAGGTCGCCGACAGTGTTGACGAGGTGGCGCAGATCGCGCCCGAGCCGGTCGAGCTTCCAGATCACGAGCGTGTCGTCACGGCGCAGCGCTTTCAAGCAGGCGTCCAGCCCCGGCCGCTTGTCGAGCCGGCCCGACGCGGCGTCCTCATAGATATGCTCGGGATCAACGCCGGCCGCGACCAACGCATCACGCTGGAGGTCGTGGACCTGGCTGCCGTCCGCCTTGGACACTCGCACGTAACCAATCTGCGTTGTCACATATACGTCCGTCTGCGTGACGGAGCGGCATTGCCCGTCGAACGATCGCCATAATGTCACATAACCCGTCTTGTGGTCTACGCTCCGTGAACAGGGTCGCTTTCCTGTTGCGTGACGAACAGGAAGCCGATGCCGTCCAGAACCATATTGTCCCCCGCCCAGCGCAGCGCGATCTTCGATCCGCCGCCCGATCAGGCAACGATCGAACGGCTATATACCCTCGGTCCCGATGACCTCGGACAGATCGCGCGTCGTCGGCGCGGAGCGAACCGGCTCGGATATGCGGTGCAGCTCTGCTATCTGCGCCACCCGGGGCGAAGCCTGCTGCCGAGTGAAGCGGTGCCTGCCGCCATGCTGGCGCTGCTCGCCGACCAGATCAGTTGCCGTACCGAGGACTTCGCCGACTATTCTGCGCGCGCGACGACGCTGCGCGAGCATCGCGCCGAGGTTGAAGCGTATCTCGGTCTGCGTGCCTTCGACCGAGCAGAAGTGCGATCGATGCTGGCGCTGGGATCGGAGATCGCCACTTCGACCGATCGTGGTGATGCAATCGTCGCTGGCATGGTCGATCGCCTGCGGCTCGACCGGATCGTGCTACCCGCTGCATCAACGCTGGAACGGCTCGCCCTCATCGTGCGGGCGCAGGCACGCAAGGCCGCGCATGCCGGACTGATCCGCGACTGCCCGGCCGATCAGGAAGCGGCGCTCGAACGCCTGATCGCATCGGACGACAATGGTCGCACCCGGCTTGGATGGATACGCGAATGGTCGGAAGCACCATCGGCGTCGAACCTGAAAGGCATCGTCGAGCGGCTCGACACGGTGCGCGGTATAGAGATCCCAGCCGATCGGGCGCGGCGCATCCATGCCGCTCGCTATGCCGTTATCGCACGGACGGCCGGCATCGTCACCGCGCAGCATCTGCGCCGTCTCGAACGTCCGCGCCGGCTCGCGATGCTCGTTGCAGCTATGATCGAGATGGAGGCAGCGCTGACCGACGCGGCACTGGTGATGGTCGAGAAAATGGTGGGCGCGCTGTTCCGCCGCGCCGATCGCACCCGCTCCGACCGGCTGCTCGGGCAGGCGCGGCTGCTGAAGGATACGGCACGCTTCCATGCCCGGCTTGGCCGGCTGCTTGTCGATGCTCGCGCGAGCGGGCGCGACGCCTTTCGCATGATCGATGACCGGGTAGGCTGGGATCAGCTCGAACGCAGCATCCGCTTCGCCGAGGATCTGACGCGTGCGGCCGATGACGGTCTGGAGGAAGTGGTCGAGCGCTACTCTGCCGTGCGGCGGTTCGCCCCGACATTCCTCGCCGCCTTCACCTTCCGCACCGCGCGGTCGGGTGATCCGCTACTCAGCGCGATCGAGGCTCTGCGGACGATGTACCGCGACGGCCGCTCGGTCCTGCCGAAGCGCGTGCCGACCAGCTTCATCAAGCCGCGCTGGCGCAAGGTCGTGCAGCCGGCCGAAGGGACGATCGACCGCCGCGCCTACGAGATCGCCGTGATCGTCCATCTGCGCGAACGGCTCGGTTCGGGCAGCATCTGGGTGGACGGCAGCCGCGCCTATCGCACGCTCGACGATTACCTGTTGCCGGTGCCCGCGTTCGAAACGATGCGCGCCGGTGGCAATCTGCGCTTGGCCGTGTCGTCTGGTTTCGCCGAATGGTATGAGGATCGTCGCACCCTGCTGAACCAGCGTATGACCGAAGTGGAACGCGCAGCCGCGACCGGCGAGCTGGTCGACGTGACGATTGAGCGCGGGCAGTTGGTGATTTCGCCGATCCGTCGAACGCCATCCGACGACGTCGAGGCACTGAAGGCCCGGCTCTACGCGATGCTGCCGCGTGTCCGGGTCACCGACCTGCTGGTGGAGGTCGCCGCATGGTCGGGCTTCGCCGACCGTTTCGTCCATGCTCGCAGCGGCGAGCCGGCCTCCGACCAGTCCGCGCTGATGGGTGTGATC is a genomic window of Acetobacter aceti NBRC 14818 containing:
- a CDS encoding type IV secretory system conjugative DNA transfer family protein gives rise to the protein MASENKSIVLIARIILGILMVFVSWTVVASFVFLKGTGLSGSFEHPFYQWWLYFLYGRDNPIVVQWLKIGAGAGGVVVALVMLAVIFRRGAIGPSLRPSIFSRRQRPIRGVTENHGYADWMTMKQARQLFPRPSAEYGGVVVGEAYRVDEDRHARVPFHPKEPKTWGQGGRAPLLIDPCETGSTHSLVFAGPGSFKSTSAVTTLTTWTGSAVVLDPSTELGPMLRPFRETLGHQVYELRLGGDVGFNVLDWIDIRSPEAITNIQDVVSWICRESGAKKDANNEFFDRQGRNLVTCLLAHMMFDPDLPAEEKTLRTLRSGVCTPQEEMRNLLNTIHASSPCAYASQTAGALKGLVDETFSGVYGNADDKTAWLSNPAFADLVSGDSFRSSDLVDGKMDVFVQLPLRALENTPEIGRTIIGALLNAVYEADGNIRNRVLFLLDEVARLGPMRIMATARDAGRKYGITLRLLYQSVGQLEEQWGREGKRAWYEAAAHRTYVAISDLDTAKELEETFGQYGVMATSVGSNTGTSGKGWEASNRSRGANTSYHEISRPLIRREELLNDVRVDEAFVVVRGGRPLRCGMPIYFRRPEIREKIAANRFNKISA
- a CDS encoding GIY-YIG nuclease family protein, whose amino-acid sequence is MPEAGWLYVLEIPALPGVVKIGRTSRDPTLRCRGVGGADCPFELVVAWKKPVPDAQAAEKQAHRMLVAKRLRRADRVLGHVAFARSREFYRANVQDVTSVLEVIVASRVRARSLLLAAARPGRCQPFRSGWKGRRKLARHYRPTGRAAGFNALMVPMMLLAVIMAVRPDVNWLPWPIAASLEWLESLSMMLW
- a CDS encoding ArsR/SmtB family transcription factor; the encoded protein is MDTNSAIAALSALSQSTRLDIFRLLVRHEPDGLPAGDVARHLDMPQNTISAHLATLARAGLLTSQRHSRLIVYRACLSRLHDLMLFLVRDCCAGSPELCAPLVATLSSCCPSPEARS
- the arsC gene encoding arsenate reductase (glutaredoxin) (This arsenate reductase requires both glutathione and glutaredoxin to convert arsenate to arsenite, after which the efflux transporter formed by ArsA and ArsB can extrude the arsenite from the cell, providing resistance.), translated to MTITIYHNPACGTSRNVLALIRNSGEEPRIIEYLKTPPSRAELVSLIARMGVPVRSILREKGTPFHELGLNNPARSDDALIDAMIAHPILMNRPIVVTPLGAALCRPSEAVLDILPNPQRGAFVKEDGEKIVDESGKRIV
- a CDS encoding arsenic transporter, producing the protein MLALLIFVVTLVFVIWQPRGLGIGWSAMAGAAVALVAGVIHWHDIPVVWHIVWDATFTFIALIVISLLLDEAGFFHWAALHVVRWGKGRGRTLFPLIVVLGAAIAAVFANDGAALLLTPIVIAILTQLRLSPAAALAFIIATGFVADTTSLPLVISNLVNIVSANFFGIAFDRYAAVMVPVDLVALGATLAVLWLWYRRQVPATYPVAELPAPATAIRDPHVFRAAFPLLALVLAAYFLTAPFHIPVCVVACLAAGILLLVAGYGRVIPVRKVLRGAPWQIVIFSLGMYLVVYGLRNAGLTDYLATALVWLGHQGTFTATIGTGFLAAVLSSIMNNMPSVLVGALAIQQAHDITPLTRDLMIYANVIGCDLGPKFTPIGSLATLLWLHVLASKNHRVTWGQYMKVGLAITPPVLLATLAALALWLPRISHP
- the arsH gene encoding arsenical resistance protein ArsH, giving the protein MTEPELPALHPEYLERVDLARLEPQPRVDHPPRILLLYGSLRPRSFSRLLVLEAERILKVLGAETRVFDPTGLPIADSVPATHPKVQELRELSIWSEGQVWCSPERHGNITAVFKNQIDWLPLSEGSIRPTQGRTLAVMQVSGGSQSFNSVNALRVLGRWMRMFTIPNQSSVPMAYTQFGDDDRMKPSHLYDRMVDVMEELMKFTWLLRDRADYLVDRYSERKTEFRLPESL
- a CDS encoding aminotransferase-like domain-containing protein, producing the protein MDDYRTIAQGLADDIAAGRLEPGDRLPPQRAFAHSRGIAASTAGRVYAELNRRGLVTGETGRGTFVRTTPPTSRPLLAEPPTATINLETNYPVLSDQQAHLAPVLRRVARNPELLQRALRETGVRGTVAQRNTAAKGLARCEWQPNPESLLFAGNGRQALAAVFAAIASPGDRIGFEAMTYPVAKAIAERAGLTPVSLAMDAEGVRPDAIEAADRAAPLRAVYLQPTMHNPIGTTASIGRRTALAELLKALDGPLAIEDAVYAFLDEHAPPPLCSFAPDRTIMVDSLSKRIGPGLTLGIVAAPERLIADVAEAIIAGAWGASGFAMEACLRWLSDGTVAVLDKLKRQDAAVRQEIARRAFRGCDLRAHPASYHVMIGLPLNRRADDVVKAVASAGIAIAPASAFTTAAGHAPNAVRVGLANLDMGSAQEVLEHIASIIRG
- a CDS encoding DJ-1/PfpI family protein — translated: MQIAILTFDGFNELDSFIAAGILNRMRPKGWKAFITSPTGQVTSMNGVTVTAERPLEFAEEADAVLIGSGIKTRDIARDTAVLSRLMLDPTRQLIGAQCSGTLLLAKLGLVGDLPACTDLTTKPWVIEAGVNVVDKPFVAHGNVATAGGCLASQYLATWMIARGATLQDAEEAMHYVAPVGEKTLYVEQALAVVATYLPKEHAIAA
- a CDS encoding recombinase family protein gives rise to the protein MTTQIGYVRVSKADGSQVHDLQRDALVAAGVDPEHIYEDAASGRLDKRPGLDACLKALRRDDTLVIWKLDRLGRDLRHLVNTVGDLTKRGIGLKVLAGEGASIDTTTANGRLIFAIFAGLAEFERELIIERTRAGLASARARGRHGGRPFKMTPAKLRLAQAAMGKPETKVAELCAELGITRQTLYRHVTPKGEIRPDGEKLLAQRAR
- a CDS encoding Tn3 family transposase; the protein is MPSRTILSPAQRSAIFDPPPDQATIERLYTLGPDDLGQIARRRRGANRLGYAVQLCYLRHPGRSLLPSEAVPAAMLALLADQISCRTEDFADYSARATTLREHRAEVEAYLGLRAFDRAEVRSMLALGSEIATSTDRGDAIVAGMVDRLRLDRIVLPAASTLERLALIVRAQARKAAHAGLIRDCPADQEAALERLIASDDNGRTRLGWIREWSEAPSASNLKGIVERLDTVRGIEIPADRARRIHAARYAVIARTAGIVTAQHLRRLERPRRLAMLVAAMIEMEAALTDAALVMVEKMVGALFRRADRTRSDRLLGQARLLKDTARFHARLGRLLVDARASGRDAFRMIDDRVGWDQLERSIRFAEDLTRAADDGLEEVVERYSAVRRFAPTFLAAFTFRTARSGDPLLSAIEALRTMYRDGRSVLPKRVPTSFIKPRWRKVVQPAEGTIDRRAYEIAVIVHLRERLGSGSIWVDGSRAYRTLDDYLLPVPAFETMRAGGNLRLAVSSGFAEWYEDRRTLLNQRMTEVERAAATGELVDVTIERGQLVISPIRRTPSDDVEALKARLYAMLPRVRVTDLLVEVAAWSGFADRFVHARSGEPASDQSALMGVILADATNLGLGRMAESSRGLTLSRLRWTAEWHVRDETYLSALAAIVDCHTAHPLAQVWGPGDTSSSDGQFFRAGGQGEARADRNARYGTDLGVLFYTHVTDRFTPFHTKVIAANAGEAAHVLDGLLDHESELVIREHATDTAGAVDHVFGLCHLLGFRFAPRIRDLNERRLYGLSSLEPWPTLRPLVAGPVNVRAIEENWDETLRLAASIRAGTVSASVMLRKLAGFPRQNPVARALREVGRIERTLFMLNWFDDPEQRRRTGSILNKGEARNALARAIFFNRLGELRDRTFENQRHRASGLTLLTAAVTLWNTVYLDRAVRHLRAGGVEVADELLAHVAPLGWEHIGLTGDYLWSEMDKPRERFRPLRLYQQGRDA